The Longimicrobium sp. genomic sequence GGCGGCGGCGTTCGGCTTTTTCTTCATCACCGTGCCGATCGCGGGGATCCTCACGGAAATTCTGGAGGGCGACGCGCAGCGGTATGCGGTGCTCATCAACCCGATATTCGCCGTAGGGGGTGCCATCCTCGCCCTGTTCGGGGCCAAGGCCGACGGCGTGCTCAAGGATGCGACCGAGCACCCGGAGGTGTTCGGTCTGACCGTGGCCGCCCTGGCCGTGATCTCCATCGCGATCCTGGCCTGGCGCTACCGGAGGATGACCGTATGAGCACGCAACTGCTGGAAACGCCGGCCGTGCGGCCCGCCGCGCCCGCCGCCGACGCCGCGCTCGAGCTGCGGAACGTGAGCAAGTGGTACGGCAACGTGGTCGCCGTCAACGACATCACCTTCTCGCTGGGGGCGGGGATCACCGGACTGCTGGGCCCCAACGGCGCCGGCAAGAGCACGATTCTCCACATGATGTCGGGGTTCCTGGAGCCCTCGGCAGGCGAAGTGCTGGTGGACGGCCGCTCCGCGTGGAAGAACCCGGAGATGTACCGCGCGCTGGGGCTGGTTCCCGAGCGCGAGGCCGTGTACCCGTTCCTGACCGGCTACGAGTTCGCGCTGATGAACGCCCGCCTTCACGGCCTCGCCGACGCGAAGGCTGCCGCGGAGCGGGCCATCGACATCGTGGACCTGCGCGGCGCCATGAACCGCCGCATCGGCACGTACAGCAAGGGCATGCGGCAGCGCGCCAAGATCGCCGGCGCGCTGGTCCACGATCCCCGCATCCTGCTGCTGGACGAGCCGTTCAACGGCATGGACCCCACCCAGCGCATGCAGATGATGGATCTGCTGAAGCGGCTGGCGGCGGAGGGGCGCACGATCCTGATCTCGTCGCACATCCTGGAGGAGCTGGACCAGCTCGCGAACAACGTGCTGGTAGTGGTCTCCGGCCGGCTGGCCGCGTCGGGCCACTTCCGCGAGATCCGCCGGCTGATGACGGACCGGCCCCATACCTTCAACCTGCGCTCCAGCGACGACCGGCGCCTGGCCTCGGCGCTGGTGGCGCACCCGTCGGTGCACGGGGTGGAGCTGGGCGAACACCTGAGCGTGCGCGCGAGCGACCGCGGCTCGTTCGCCCTGGCGCTGGCCGGCATCGCCCGGTCCGCAGGCGTCACGCTGTTCGAGCTGCGGCCCACCGACGAATCTCTGGAAAGCGTCTTCAGCTACCTGGTGAAGCGATGAGCCTGACGATCGAGCGTACCCTGGCCAAGATCGCCATCCGCCAGCTCACGGGAAACCGCAAGGTCTGGTGGGTCGCCCTGCTGGCCCTGCTGCCCGCCCTGATCGCGTTCATCGCGGCCCGCCAGACGGAGCAGCCGATGGAAATCGTGTTGGTGGAGACCAGCACGCTGATCGTCTCCGTGCTGCTGCCGCTGCTGGCGCTGGTGGTGGGGACGGGGGTGTTCGGGGCGGAGATCGACGACGGCACCATCGCCTACGTGCTGGGCAAGCCCGTGGCGAGGTGGCGAATCGTGCTTACGCGCATCTTAGTGGCGGGCGTGGCCACGGCCGCGCTGCTGGTGCCCGCGACGCTGCTGGCTGCGTTCGCCGGGTTCCAGAGGCTTGACCCGGACGGCGTGGTGCTGGGCTTTGCGGCCGCGGTGGCCGTGGGCGGGCTGCTGTACTGCGCGCTTTTCGTGGCCCTGAGCCTCACCACGCGGCGCGCGCTGATCGTGGGGCTGATCTACGTGGTGGTGTGGGAGGGCTCGCTGAGCCGCCTGATGCCCGGAACGCGCGCGCTGAGCATCCGTGAGTACACCCTTTCGTTGGCCGAGGCGCTGGCGGGCGGCAA encodes the following:
- a CDS encoding ABC transporter ATP-binding protein is translated as MSTQLLETPAVRPAAPAADAALELRNVSKWYGNVVAVNDITFSLGAGITGLLGPNGAGKSTILHMMSGFLEPSAGEVLVDGRSAWKNPEMYRALGLVPEREAVYPFLTGYEFALMNARLHGLADAKAAAERAIDIVDLRGAMNRRIGTYSKGMRQRAKIAGALVHDPRILLLDEPFNGMDPTQRMQMMDLLKRLAAEGRTILISSHILEELDQLANNVLVVVSGRLAASGHFREIRRLMTDRPHTFNLRSSDDRRLASALVAHPSVHGVELGEHLSVRASDRGSFALALAGIARSAGVTLFELRPTDESLESVFSYLVKR
- a CDS encoding ABC transporter permease subunit, with amino-acid sequence MSLTIERTLAKIAIRQLTGNRKVWWVALLALLPALIAFIAARQTEQPMEIVLVETSTLIVSVLLPLLALVVGTGVFGAEIDDGTIAYVLGKPVARWRIVLTRILVAGVATAALLVPATLLAAFAGFQRLDPDGVVLGFAAAVAVGGLLYCALFVALSLTTRRALIVGLIYVVVWEGSLSRLMPGTRALSIREYTLSLAEALAGGKEGMIADSLDGRTALIMGTVVAVLATAHAIRRLKRFEIGEAV